The following proteins come from a genomic window of Prionailurus viverrinus isolate Anna chromosome D1, UM_Priviv_1.0, whole genome shotgun sequence:
- the FANCF gene encoding Fanconi anemia group F protein — protein MESLLQHFERFSEVLAVSRTTHVRTWDPATVRRALQWARYLRHVHRRFGRHARIRMALERRLQNQWRLEGGSGSSPVPGLTNFQALERCDLLLSLRLLENRALGDAAYHYLLQELFPGPGVPDADPETLQGSLARLARRRSAVHLLRLSGYGENSVLEEDSVLKTQAELLLARLREVPKAEAEGPSRFLSILWERLPQNNFLKVIAAALLLPPSSPRLQQEELEPGTPKTLADGDQELVRWLLTKSDAMAAFCRNLPAGLLTSVAGRHPELSRVYLGLLADWARHLHYDLQKGIWIGTESQHVPWEELYGKFQSLCQAPPPLKDDVLAALESCKAKDGDFQVRGLSIWTDLLLALGCGS, from the coding sequence ATGGAATCGCTCCTGCAGCACTTTGAGCGCTTCTCCGAGGTGCTGGCGGTCTCCCGCACGACCCACGTCAGGACCTGGGACCCCGCGACAGTGCGCAGGGCCTTGCAGTGGGCTCGCTACCTGCGCCACGTCCATAGGCGCTTTGGACGCCATGCCCGCATTCGCATGGCTCTGGAACGGCGGTTGCAAAACCAGTGGAGACTGGAGGGCGGCTCTGGGTCCTCTCCGGTCCCCGGGTTGACGAACTTCCAGGCCTTGGAGCGCTGTGACCTCCTGCTGTCTCTGCGCCTGCTAGAGAACCGGGCCCTGGGGGATGCCGCCTATCACTACCTGCTGCAGGAGCTCTTTCCGGGCCCTGGCGTCCCGGACGCCGACCCGGAGACGCTCCAAGGCAGCCTGGCCCGCCTCGCCCGCCGCCGATCCGCTGTCCACTTGCTGCGCCTCAGCGGCTACGGAGAGAACTCGGTGCTTGAGGAGGACTCAGTGCTGAAGACCCAGGCGGAGCTGCTGCTGGCGCGTCTGCGAGAGGTGCCGAAGGCCGAAGCCGAGGGCCCTAGCCGGTTTCTCAGCATCCTGTGGGAGCGCTTGCCTCAGAACAACTTTCTGAAGGTGATAGCGGCCGCGCTGTTGCTCCCCCCGTCGTCTCCCCGGCTCCAACAAGAGGAGCTGGAACCGGGAACCCCCAAAACACTCGCAGACGGGGATCAGGAGCTGGTCCGTTGGCTTTTGACGAAGTCGGATGCCATGGCCGCCTTTTGCCGTAACCTCCCAGCCGGGCTTTTAACTTCGGTGGCAGGCCGCCACCCAGAGCTCTCCCGGGTCTATCTGGGTCTGCTCGCAGACTGGGCCCGACATCTGCACTACGACCTTCAGAAAGGCATTTGGATTGGAACTGAGTCCCAACATGTGCCCTGGGAGGAGTTGTATGGCAAATTTCAAAGCCTCTGTCAGGCCCCCCCACCTCTGAAAGATGACGTTCTAGCTGCCCTGGAGTCCTGTAAGGCGAAGGATGGAGATTTTCAAGTCCGTGGTCTCAGCATCTGGACAGACCTGTTGTTAGCTCTTGGGTGTGGGTCATGA